A genome region from Triplophysa rosa linkage group LG24, Trosa_1v2, whole genome shotgun sequence includes the following:
- the ninj2 gene encoding ninjurin-2 — translation MMPASRGQADLQPAGTLNVNHYATKKSVAESMLDVALLMANASQLKAVLEQGPEFKYYLTVIILIAASLFFQVLAGALFVNMARKNLNDVANQRKLDIMNNVATGLVFLTVFINIFITAFGVQKTGLYPKQ, via the exons ATGATGCCAGCTTCAAGAGGACAGGCGGATCTTCAG CCCGCAGGAACGCTCAACGTGAATCACTATGCCACTAAGAAGAGTGTAGCAGAGAGCATGCTGGACGTGGCGCTGTTGATGGCAAACGCTTCTCAGCTGAAGGCCGTTCTGGAGCAGGGCCCTGAGTTCAAGTATTACCTCACTGTCATCATTCTCATCGCTGCTTCGCTCTTCTTCCAAGTGCTCGCTGGGGCGCTCTTCGTCAACATGG CACGCAAAAACCTCAATGACGTGGCCAATCAGAGGAAGCTGGACATAATGAATAATGTGGCCACTGGGCTGGTGTTTCTTACTGTCTTCATCAACATTTTCATCACGGCGTTCGGTGTGCAGAAAACAGGTCTCTATCCTAAGCAGTAA